The DNA region ATATGTGCCACATTGGTTTCAATTAGATCAGAGGACCATATCTGAACAATTCAAAGGGTAAATAGGTTAATCcaattttctaaataatttttacaCATACATTATTAAGGTCTTTGGAACCCTAACATAAAAACACCAAGGTCAATATTAGCAGAGCATGAGTTTTTAATAATGTTCCTgtttacaaaataaacataaatgagttgatttattttatttgtctggTTTTTGTGTGTTGCAGTTGGATCCTCTACCACTGACAGTGCTTCAGCAGAAACCATGTCCAAAAGCCACATCATCTTTAGAGAGGGTCATTGAGATTCAGAGTAAGTGAAACAGAAGAAAACTTGGCTGAGATtatattgtttacatttacatttagtgcagacgcttttatccaaagcgacttactaatgaggacaatagaagcaatcaaaactaacaaaagagcaatagactgacttttttttgtttagtttttttgctgcttattaatagtaaggtagatGTTAAATTTAGGCATGGGGTagaggattagggatgtagaatatggtcatgcacaatatgtgctttataagtactaatgaacatctaatatgttaataataggcatactaataagcaactagttaatactgagaattggttcctaaactaaagtgttaacaAGCAATAATATGTAGGTGGTGTGACAAATCTTGATTAGtctaacgcagtacacatagcaatgcATTTATTCACTATTTTACTTAATATGAAAGTGTATTTAATATAAGTATTATGGTAATGGATTTATTCAGAAATGTCTttaatgaacataaaaaaaaaaaaattccagtagaatttctattatatattatttttaaagatcttctataatatatttattggCGTTTTATGCCTTTTATTTAGATAGGACAGTAGGTcgacaggaagtgaagtgggtGAGAGAGTGGGGGGTGGGATCTGGAAAGGTCTGCGAGCCGGTACTCGAACTCGGGACGTCCAAAGTGCCATCCGTGCCAAATGCCATCTTATATAACAATTTGACACTTTCTATAAAGCGTATTGGTTCATTGTGCCGCCATGgcatttatattttccattttcattttaaatgtaaagttttagTCATGTTGTTGTGTGTTCTAGTCATTTTTAGAATTGACTATTTTAGaattttcaaactaaaatttgaaatggtgccttggcaactagctgaaataaagtgtaatattttattccagttatgttttttatataaatagttTTGATTAACTGTAACAAGATCTTGATGACGTAACGATCTTGATCATTATTTCTAGGTAAACACTGGATGTCTCTGCAGAGGTTGGCTCCTACAGTGGGTCAGTCTCTACTGGACGCTCAGAGACGGGAGAAGGACGAGGCAGACACTTTGACCGCCATGGCCTCTCTCACTGTGGACAACGACCAGCAAAAGACCTCCACAGAAACCAGCAGGTACTGCAACTCCACAGCCTGTTGTCCGCTGTTTTGTAGACCACTTTAATACATAATTTAGCCCTGCATTAACCGCTAACCAATCGCTCCTTCCTCAGATCAGCAGAGGAGCCGATGGAGGAGGAGCCTGTGTTGTAGAAGAGCGATTACAGTGCATCACTTCTCCAACCTTCTTGTCCACGCgtgcttggcactggtcaccctgACGTCACGCCTCATGATCCTCCTCCCAGCTCTTTGATTGGTTCCCTCGGTCCTTCACTCATTTCCAGGTGCTTGACTGACACATTCACAGCCCACCCACTTTCGCTTTTCTGAGGTTAAAGCATAGCAAACTGTTGCCAAAAGGGGACAGCAAGGCATGATGGGTAATTACAGGACCACTCCAGTAAGGGTTGAGCAGCTGGACCGCCGGACAATGGAGTGCTCTTCAGAGAGAGGCCTTTGATTTCATTTTCTCATTTTACTGGACTGAGGACGTaaagaagaaaatgcaaaaaaaaaaatcgaaagaagaggaggaagggAAAACAACATGACAGCACAGGGATGTTGTCACTCAGAGGACTGCGAAAAGCTTTGTTTTCTGTACAAAGTATATGTACAAAGTTCTAAAAAAAGCCAACAAGCAGCAAAAATACTTCAGCACATACACTCATTCACAAGCAACAGTGTTCCCAAAAGAGGAACCTGCTGTGTCGAAACACCTTTTGCAGACAAGTATACTCGTTTACACTGTACCGTGTCGATTACTTGGTTCATCTGTATAATAGCCTCTTACGAAAAGCACACAAACATACCAGAACtataagtatataatatatatgaatatacataCGTATATATGTAAGCATATATATGTAGGTTGGTGTGTACCGTATACACATttgaatatacaaaaaatatattagtacTTTATATCCCCTATGGAACATTTTCTTATCAGCTTTGGATGTACATACAGTAAAAAAGACTGCAGATTTTTATCCAGAAGTTGAAGAACGGATGTTAGCCTTTTTTCCCAGAAGCATTTCTTTTCTCTCAGAGAAAACAGTACTTTTTTGGTATATATGGCTTTGCTATTATATACTCGCACATAAACTTAAATAATGGCAACCCATCCGTTTTACGACAAAGGTGTAAAATACGAAGAGAGGATTTTCAAAGCGTCCATCTCGACCTTCGGTGGAGAACAAGGATCGGCGCATTGTGGTAATGTCTTAagaaagactttttccaaaaacTTTGTGCCTTTTATACTAAGGAAAACATTTGACAACACCGATACTTAAAGAATCGAGAATCCTCAGACTTAACTTTCAttgatttctttgtttttcaaattGCCTTAATTTTTTCAACGAAGACGAATTTTAGCCATGAACGACGGAGAGCACAAAatgatcctcctcctcctcctgccccactttctttccatttctttcttttgttttcgtTTTTTGGAGGGGGGTGTAAATGTTGTGTTCTTGGTAAAAGGTTTTGatgcttttattttactgttaacAAAAGAACGAACGAAAGAAATTCAgcgattgttttatttatcagttCTGTGCCATAGACGAGCACATGACGTGATTGTTTGGAAACACTGACGATGTTGTGACCAACTTGTTTAGCCTCACCTTCCTTTGTTACAGTTGTTTGTTTGGCTCCCTTACGGTCttttatttgactttatttcCATTGGCGAGagagtgtgttttttattattattacgtcatttcctctctttttttacaaaaatgtaaaagaaaacaaaaaaagtctaTATCAGTGTTAATTTGGTCATTTGATTTGAAGTATTCTCTGATGAGGAATGTACAGCGTGGTACAGATATTATCAATGATGTTGATTTTATGTCACTGTGCAGTGCATTTGGCATTGTCCTTTTTCAggatttaacaatatttttttccgGCAATAAGAGTGActaccactttttttttatttaactctaAAATACTCTGCAAACTTATGGTTACATTTTCGTCATTTTTTGATATAGCTTTTATGCTATGTTTACGGTTAGTTTTCACCAGACTAATTAGTATTGTTCATAACTGTTGACAGTCGTCTAATAGCTGTATGCTGGTTAATCACTTGTGGATGAAATGCAGTGGCTTGTTTATGACCCTGAAATAATGATCCTTCATTTCATTATTCACTATGTGGCAACATCTTTTTGGGGGCCAAATTCGATTTAATCCGCTGCATCTTTATTTAACATCATCCTCTTCCTTTAGCAGTGTCACAGCAGCAGCATTACTCAGTCCGGGAAGTGACGACTTGTCTAATGTATAGTACTATTTTTCTTTAACGAGACTGAACCGGGCCTCGAGCATCTTGCACTAATAACAACACTGTAGGTCCGAACCTAATCGCGTTTTTATACTTTCGGCTCTCAGACACAAATTAAGAGGCATTAAAAGCAGCGTGAATAATCTTATGTGAACTCCCGTCAGCGTTTTTCGTTTTGTACGTTCATCAATTTGCCGATGAACTGTTGATGTTGAAAAGTCGGAAATTCCGCTGCGCGTTTCTCGACTCTGctcacttttgatttatttatttggagtCAGAAATGAACTGTCGCTTTGCTTACGGATCGGTGTTTGTCTCATTGTAAATCGATGAAAAGTTACGTCTTCGACGGCCTCATAAGCCTTTGGGCAATAACTAACTTTTTTAAAAGATGTATTACAATAGCTAAAAGTGAACGGCCAGTTTTTTTCACAACAACAACACTCATCTGTTTGTTTCGTCACCATATGATAAAGTATTTGTACGTGATGGTTTTTTTTCAACACTAACATCACCTTCAGCTGTTCATTGTCTCTAACCATCTGTTAATTTTCAGTCGTTATTATCGTCAAGTGAATTGACTTGCTTTTCGCGCAAACTGCGGTTAAAAATAAACAGGAAACACTTTCAGGCTGACACTAGCCTCTGTATTTAGATACTGTAATATACACTAAGAGAATTTCCCTCTTCTGTGTGGCTATGGGATGTGCTGTCTGAATCAGGAACTACTGTGATCAGGTTTCGTAACATTTGGATGTAAATCACCAACCATTTGTGCAGAGTTTTGTATTTTCACCATAAATGGCGTCAAACAGTTTATTGACCGTGCAGTTGGTGGTGAACgcttacttcttttcttttccgttccttttatacttttctggatGAATCGGCTGACCCTGAGCACTGAGGGAGACGGTTCATTTTTGATGGACGTTTTCCAAAGCGCTCTCAAAGAAAACAATGTCGACAGCATGAACAGGGCCTTACGATGGACACCGGGAAACCTCTGTATGTGTAAAAGACATCGACATTCGCCGTGGAAGATAGCTTTACTGTCTCTGCCACATATTTTGCTATTgggtaaatatgtatatttattgatAACTCATATGTTGTGTATATGTAGTGACCTATGGTCGTAGAGGTTCAAAGAGTGCTTGTATATTTTTGGACTTTTTTTGATAGAGCGGTTGTGTCTCCTTCACTGTCTCTTCATTGCTTTGCTGTTCTTCACCACTTGTTGTGATTGGGTGTTTCAATTTGTGAGATCTTTTGACCTTGGATTTTTAagatcttttttctctctctcgctctcgacTCTCCTCTCTTTCTTGTCTATCTTCTGGTCATATTGATATGCAGAAGTTATCTGAAATTATCAAAAGCACATTCCCTGATTTATTGTGTTCTTTCAGTGCTTTCATGTTGCGACAATACAAAGGTGTGTATGCTAACTGCTACACACTTGTATATAGGGTGCATATATGTGTACACATGTGCAATACACGCTATTTGAGCAATCTATTACTGTGACTATTAATCATTAAAAATTGCTGTCCCTTTGAATCCTgctggttgtttgtttgtttgtgtgtgtgtgtgtgtttttcctaatttgtataaataaaattcaacatatacaggGAAACATTGGAGCCAGCGGCATAACAGATACAAGACATTTTCTTTTCGTTTTATCTTCCTGCAGTATGTGCAAGTCATTGTATGCCCTGCATATCATCTTAAATtggtaaaacaaatatttttaaaaataaataaaatgtaattaggttcattttttaattcatcaaaaattttgtatttgatgtaatattttggtgattttttacaaataattaaacaactgttaattttaataaaatattactattttattatgtataatttatataaaatgtataattattttgataattattttaattacaattttgaaaatgtttttgaatataatctttgttcatgtttgtttatattatataatatatagacaaaatcacacagcagatatacatatatatatatatatatataatatatatatatacatttttacttttttacaatagacaaaataaacaacaaatgtaCATATTGTGAGTGTGAGGTTCATGTTTAGTCTATAaattatgtgatttatttattttattgtattcgttatttattttatttttttctctttcatcgTTTAGGTCAGGGGGGGGTTTAAATTGTCCCTATGAAATCACAGtgaaaataattatgtaaaaacTACAGTATTTGACATTATTACGGTTTCTTCTTTCTAGTTATAAGTatagtagtaatagtaattaataaCTAATGATAACCATGTTAATCTAcagtcaacattttatgtttctaCCTATGCATCTAAAAGTAGCCTATTTTTATGGTGAGTAGAAAAAAAGagtttgatgtaataaaataacatttttgtttgtcatATTTGGGTGTCTGGagcaacaaaaactttttttttttttaaaggcctgATTTAGGTCACAGAAGGTAAAAACAGGCTCCCCTATGTTTTCATGCAGCCTTGTGCATATACCAGGAAGATGAGCAAGTCAGAGGTGGATGAATGAGGGCGTGTGTAGTGCACTGTAGTAAGATATTCCTGATGTACTACTCCGTAGTAAAGTGGGCGTGGCTTGGTTCGCAGCGTCACTTCATTCATTCGCGCGGAACGCCTCCGTCCCGTGCTGACGCGGCTGCGCGTGTTTACGTGAGGCGACGGCTCCCGTGTCCTGGCGGAGAAGATGGCGGCTCCTGGTCCAGGGGAGTATTTCTGCGTCGGGAGCCATGTCTCCTGCATCACCTGCCTGGGGCAGCGCCTGCAAGGAGAGGTCGTCGCTTTTGACTACCCTTCCAAGATGCTGACTTTGAGTATCCTTTTGTCGTCTCAGCTTGTCATTGAGTCCTCGGGATCCACAACTGCAGAAGAGGCCTGGTCTGGGCTAAAGCCGAAGACATTTCCAGTACGTCGAAGACCGGCCACTCGCCCTTCGGTTCCGGGTTTAGCGCGTGCTGAGTCAGGTGCTGCGCATTTGAACCTCCGATTGGTTACGGCGCTATAATCGCGCTCTGTAGTTCACACACAGCCTCTCGTAGACAAACACGCTTTTGACCCGCACAACATGAAATTGTGCTGAGTTGATTTAAGTATTGTAGTGTTTCCGATTATAGTAATGACTGTACTACTCGGTCCTCGTGTTCACATAGAACACCTGGAAGTATTGGGGATTTTTAATATGCGAGAATTTCTgtacttaatataaatatattgtctaGTTATTGGTAGATTTGGCTCACTTGTGTAGAGCTTGTGGAGCATTAAATGAATGCAAAGCCGTGGTCAAATTTACATTCTTTTAGTTGTGGAGATTTTGATTCATGCCAGTGAGTAGAATCATTTGAGTCGattcgcatatatatatatatattatattaatagctTATGGTCACCTGTCATGCTTAGTAGAATCATAATTGTGTGCCCCCTTAAATCTCAAATGATCTATGGTTATAAAGAAATTGAGATTTCCGAGAAAGAAAATCGAGTCGTGCATAGAGGTGAGCCAGAATGATTCATTCGCTTAAAAGATTTGTCATTGGCAGTAATCTCACAAGACTAAAAAAAATAGACAAGTCTTGCAAATCCAACTTTAAAACCTGCGTGCTTCTGACTTAAACGAAGCACTTTAGCGTGGTTATTTGCGTTTATTTTATATCTTTCTAACTGCAGTTACCAAGCCATGATGGAAGTGAATGGCAGTGGACAGGCTGTCAATACAGCATTGCTGCTCTGTCGTGCAGGGTTGTGCGCGTGCGTGCTTAGGGGGCGTCAGCTAGCCTGAACGCTAACATCCCAGTCTCTCTGACTCTGTCTGACACAAAATGCGGATCCTGATATGCAACTGTTCTAAATGAGGCATTTCAGTGCTTTTTTCTCCCATGCATCATGCCCTATTTTCTTCATTTCAGTCGTTGGTCACATTGAGCTTCTTATGTGTGATTTATTTGTTACTCAAGATAGGTTTGGGAGAGGAAAAATGTCTTTGATCATTTTTGACCCTAGAATACCCATCTAAGGTGGCTTCCATCTCTCATGCATTGCATTAATAAATATGGATTTGCCAAACAACATCCTTGACTCGTGGCATCAGAATGTGCCCCGTCCAGCGGTAAACCCAATCTCAGCGATGTGGTGCTTGTTAACTTGGCCTACGTGTCGGATGTGGACATTATCAGTGACCGCACTGAAACTCCTCCCCCTTTAGCATCTCTCAATTTTAACAAGGTAAGGTCAAATGATGACCTATTCCATGTGCgtgttgtttatttgttatatCTTTTTATTTCTTCATCCCTGTGCAGCTTGTAAATAGAGCACGGGCAGAAAAGGAAGACAAGTTGTCGCAAGCTTATGCAGTTAGTGCTGGTGTATCTGTAGAGGGCCAACAGCTGTTCCAGACCATTCATAAAACGTAAGTGATGGGAGTATTGTAATGCTGATCTTTGGGTACTATTATTAACAATCTTCTGTTTTGATGCTGAAATATTCAACGTGATTATATCAAACAGAATAAAAAGTTAATCATCTTCCTCCTCGTCTTCACCCGCAGCATCAAAGACTGCAGGTGGCAGGAGAAAAACATAATGGTGATGGATGATGTTGTAATCAGTCCGCCATACCAAGTGGACAACTGTAAAGGCAAAGAGGGCAGCGCTTTAAGCCATGTGCAGAAAATAGTAAGTCGTCTCAACCTTTTTTTATTCCGCAAGGGTGCATGCAACTGATTCTTATGGAAGCatgtttccgccactgaataaaaaatatgaaaaggttATAGTgactttttctctcacaattctgcccttttttctcagaattgtgagatttgaaCTCACAACTATAAGTTAAGTCCAgttttgaggggaaaaaagactgttctcagaattgtgactatatctcacaattctgactttattatcTAGCAATTGTGAgattatttctcagaattgagtTCGCATCatgcagttctgactttataattcgcaattgtgtgtttatataatgCAATTCTGACTTATCTATCAATTGGGAGTTTATTTctcaattgcgagtttacatcacacaattctgactttataattcgCAATTGTGAGTTTGTATCAGAATTGTAAGAGAAAAAGTCGCAataaccttttttaattttttattcagtggtggaacaGGCTTCCATAGGTTCTattccatcaaagaatccttacaGAAAAAACCCATCACTAAATTTTAAGCAGCTTTTTTAAACcgtggtaaaataaatgttacttgagcactaaatcagcatattagaatgatttttgtcagtacaggaatatattacattataaaatacatttataattgttttcCAATTTAATAATACTTCAGTATTAGTTATACTATGtttttaatttgatcaaataaatctggCCTTTGAGAGCGTAAgagacacaattaaaaaaaaaacttaactggcccaaatttttgaacattagtgtacaaaattaaaataaaaaatgattgtaaaaatgatttttagtgagcttttacttttattttatattagaaaTACCTTGGCACAGGACGACAACTCCATTGATCAGGTTTATTGGAGTCCTGAATGTtggagaaattaaataaaaacatttaccaGTATTATCTGCCTCAGAATTTTGTAATATAGATGCACAACCTGCAAGCTTTAATTCCAATTCCATGCAAATGACAGATGGCCAAAACATTTACTAATAATATGAATTGATTTgtctttgttgttattgttgttgttttgctgtGCTAACCTTTGTGCTCTCTGTCCACAGGTGGAGAAACATTTTCGAGATATGGAGAGCCAAAAATCAGTGCAGCATTCACAGCAAGCTCAACAAACACAGAAAGACTCTGCTTTATCATCATGAGCACAGGTTCAGAAATCGGGAATGTTATGCTGACAAAggaagttttgtttgttttaaattgttttttttttttttttttataaccgatAGCTGATACTCAGCGTTTTGAGCAGGGATGACGGTCCTACACATCTGAAGAGAAAAACTGCTTCCACTGACAAAAGAGAGGGCAAAAAATAGAGTGCCGTTTTAGAACATGTCATGTAGAAAACATTGAACATCCCTTCCAACGTCACCCCCCCCCCAATCCCATTCTgcttgatttccttgttttttttccccctcctgtCATCAAATAACCCATTTGTTCATTTCATCTTGCTTGTATAGCCCAACAAAGAAATCACATTTTCTCGTCTAATCCATAATCTTCCTTCCAATACTAAATGTGGCACTAAGTGTGTGAAGGTAGAACAAAAACTTTCAGACTGGTTAAATACAGTTTGATTTCCTTAGCACACATGCTGGGTTTATTCTTGGTTTTTAGTTTTAGATTGACTGAGAGCTGAAGGTGGAGTAAGGGGAAATTGTACTGCACTTAGCATCTACCCAACATCTCATTtttccaaaccttttttttttttaaataaaactcccttgttttacttttaaatgtCACTTTTTAAGTGATAGACGAAGGGGTAACACTCTTGAGTACTGTAAACATCCTTTCAGTTTACGTCTAATATATTATGTTGTAATTTTCTTCCATATTTGGTCCTTGCCATTTTGAATACCTCTTCCATATTGGGACCATTTTCTATGATGCAAtgtttgtattattgttattatttccgAACACATCCATACTGGAAGGGTACATTCAGTGGTCGATGAGAGACTCGCATTTCTTCGTTGTTGCAGCTTCGGTATGTGTGTCAGTGTTAGACAGCTCATCTCTCGCGACAGGACTGATCTCTTTTCTGAACGGGAATATTTGTAATCACCTTTTTGGGAAAAGGAAATGTTAAAGCGATATCTTGCCATGTTAAGATACTAGGACGGGGGGATTAAGGGGTGGTCTGCACCGGTTCAGAGCCGAAATCCTCCCGGTCCCAGCCTCGTACCCTGTAGCCTGATGGAGGCTCTAGCAATGGCGCCAAGCTGTGACGGGCTTCCGCGTTGCATAGCAGTTTATATCGCTGTGTTAACGGGGTTGCTGTTTGCCTATAGGTTTCTTtcgcagtattttatttttaaatagtaatgaagaaataaaaaagggaaaaagcTCACTTGTTCGAGTGTTAATCATTTGTATTTTAGAATATTTGGTAATTAAATATTAAGCTATATATacagtgtggggggggggggggtacagcacataaaaatttaataaataagctCATAAAagttgaatgaataaataagctctcCGATATTTAGCTATATATACTATGTGTGTGTggggacaacaaaaccagtcataagggtcaggtTTTCtaaaattgagatgtatacatcacataaaagctgaataaataagctctcCATTGACGCGTGGTTTGTTAGGATGggaaaatatttggccgagacaactgtttgaaaatctgcgggtgcaaaaaaaaaaaaaaagttcttaatgcatattattaatcagaaataaatttttgatatatttacagtaggaaatttacaaaatatcttcatggaacatgatctttacttaacatcctaatgatttttggcataaaagacaaattggtaattttgacccatacaatgtactgTTGGCTATTTctaaatatacctgtgctacttctgactggttttgtgctccagggtcaaagatacacagtggtggccaaaactaatatttatacaagctaaaatggttttaagtcagttatttttatattttactgtaaacattaattttgccattaattatagtaatccagtgagattttagtTTGCACAAGGAGTCCACACGGAGacctgatctgatcatcatcagtctgtctggaataacatgaagaaactgaacaaactgagacagactcaatccagaagaactgtggtgaCGTCTctaagatgcttcaagaaatttACCTGAAAACTATTATATTTCTTACTGACACTATACAAATAGCTGACTTGAAGCcattttttagctggtgaaaatactagttttCTAATACTTTTGGCCATATAATTCAAATGGTATAACCTAGTCAACATGGTCGTGTATAGGGTGCAGAAAAAGCTAGTGATTCACTTGCTCAGGGAATCAAAGGGGATCCCTTGccattgtttaatgattttgaatgaATATTTACAGCCTTAACTGGAAAGAATCATTAATGCTAAGGTTTTTCCATTCCTGTGTATGCATTATTTCACGCATCATTTGAAGTTCAGGTGTTGGTAGGTCTGCTTAATAACATATAGCCTAGGTCTATACTtctataaatattgtaaaaaaaaattaaaatttccatTTTGGGAGTGCTGTTCTTTTAAGTTGCTATATTAAGCGGTCCGACTTAAAATGGTTTAAGTTTCATCCGATCAATCCACGCACTGAGACGGAGTCACGGGGATATACGGtaaatcatttgaataaatgcattggATGTGACTTGAGACGGGGTGTTGACAACATTGCCTATTTCTAAATTGAGACGACAGTGCGTAATTCAATCGCATTGGAGATTCATCAAAggtaaaaaaggaaaataatgcaAGGATAGTCGAAGTTTAGTCCTAATGCGTGTCTTGGATTATGACCTAATGTGACTGCTGCATTTCTGAGCGCACTTGTTGAGTCGGATCTTTTTAATAAATCTTGAACCGATTCACAAAACCCGTAGGCCATATAAAAGATAAGCTACATAACAGGGTCTGGAAAGTTTCTTATTTTATCGAAGCAAATGCGAAACagttcattaataataaaataaataacgtaTCTATTACCAAGCAAAAGCAGATGGTTAATTATTTTGTgcaatttaatgtaaattaatgggttttttttttaaatcaatgaatCCGTCTTCGGCCAACTGAACtgacaaaataaataagaataaatgacatATACGACATACATGCAACTTTGTGGAGTGTGTTGGAGCTTGCAGTCTTTCTTTTTAAACGATTACCATAGACTGTCTAAAAACATGATTACGGTATGACGTAAAAGAATCGCTGATTTTTTAAACCGGTTCTTTGAAACATGTTTGAAAGAGCCGATTCGCGGAATTGAATCTCCCATATAGTGCGCTGCGCATCTTGGTGTGGAGCAGGACTGAACCTAACTGAGAAATCCGTGTTGTTATTGACTAACAGAACCATGTTTTTCTGGATATTTAGTGGAGGAAGGGAATAAAACCATTACTTTTCAATGACTCGATGTACGCATTCAGTGTACTACCAGAAGTACAGTTTTAATTTTCCCTTGGCAAAGACAGTAAGTTCTCCTCTACTTTCTTGTATCTGTGTTgttgcgtgtgtgagagtgtgaaaaaAAATTGAGTTGCATGGTTTTAAAGGGATTCAATGCTTCTGATAGACATTTCAGCTGCACTGCGAATATTCTGCTCATCTGTAGAAGTCATTTTTTCCCGTCTCGACACACACATTTAATAGAAACGGTATGCATTTATCACAGGGATCCGGTTCTTCTACCGTAGAAAGCTGAGGGTCTGGTTATCGCCGCATGCAGAGTCCTGGACAACAATTTGGCGCTCTGCAGAGCTCCTTTTAGCTCTCTTGAACTTAGGCTATTCCAGGGATGCACAGACCTGtttcctggagatctaccttccTTGCAAAGTTACCTAATCAAAGTATCCCCACCAAATGCACCTAAACCagcaatttaaaggaatagttcacctaaaaatatgAATGTccgctgattttttatttttttcataggagcagatttggagaaatcatctgcagtgaatgggtgccatcagaatgagagtcctaacagctgataaaacatcacagtaatccacacgactcg from Carassius carassius chromosome 1, fCarCar2.1, whole genome shotgun sequence includes:
- the LOC132142056 gene encoding protein LSM12 homolog B, whose protein sequence is MAAPGPGEYFCVGSHVSCITCLGQRLQGEVVAFDYPSKMLTLKCAPSSGKPNLSDVVLVNLAYVSDVDIISDRTETPPPLASLNFNKLVNRARAEKEDKLSQAYAVSAGVSVEGQQLFQTIHKTIKDCRWQEKNIMVMDDVVISPPYQVDNCKGKEGSALSHVQKIVEKHFRDMESQKSVQHSQQAQQTQKDSALSS